The Cellulosimicrobium sp. ES-005 genome segment CCAGGCGGCGCGCCGGCTGTGCGCGTCCGGGGCGGTCGACACGATCGTGGTCACGGCACCACCCGGCCTGCGGGAGCACGTCGCGGCGCTGCTCCGCGACGACCCGGCGGTCGACCGGCCCGTGCGGGTCGTCGACGGCGCGGGCACCCGCCAGGCCTCCGTCGCCGCGGGCCTGCGCGCGGGCCTGGACGCCGACGCGCCCGACGCCGGGACCGGGGGGCGCTCGGCCCCCGCGCAGCCCGCGGTCGACGTCGTGCTCGTCCACGACGCGGCGCGACCGCTCGCGCCGCCCGCCCTCGTCCGCCGCGTCGTCGAGGCCGTGCGGGCGGGCCACGGCGCCGTCGTCCCGGGGCTGCCGGTCACGGACACGATCAAGCGCGTGACGGCCGCACGGGCGGGCGACCCGTCCCGCGCGGAACCCGTCGCCGAGACCGTGGACCGGGCGGCCCTGCGCGCGGTGCAGACCCCGCAGGGGTTCGACCGGGCGCTCCTGGTCCGGGCGCACGAGGCCGCGACCCACCGGGCGGACGACGAGCGGTCCGCCGCGACCGACGACGCCGGACTCGTCGAGGCGCTCGGGCTCCCCGTCCACGTCGTGCCCGGAGACGCCGCCGCCGCCAAGATCACCACCGCCCACGACCTGCGCGTCGCCGCGCTGACCCTCCGGGAGGACCGATGACGACCCCCGCCGAGCACGCCGAGGTCGCGCCGCACCGCGCCCCCGTGGCCCCGCTGCCGCGCACGGGGGTCGGCGTCGACGTGCACGCGTTCGCCCCCGAGGGCGAGGAGCGCGAGCTGTGGCTCGGCGGGCTGCTCTGGCCGGGCGAGCGCGGCCTCGCCGGGCACTCGGACGCGGACGTCGCCGCGCACGCCGCCGCGGACGCGCTGTTCTCGGCGACGGGGCTCGGCGACCTGGGGTCGAACTTCGGCACGAGCGCGCCCGAGTGGGCCGGGGCGAGCGGGTCGCGCCTCCTCGCCGAGGCGGCCCGCCGGGTCCGGGCCGCGGGGTTCGAGATCGGGAACGTGGCCGTCCAGGTCATCGGCAACCGACCGCGCCTCGGGCCCCGCCGCGCCGAGGCGGAGGCGGCCCTCGGGGCGGCCGCGGGAGCCCCGGTGACGCTCACGGCCACGACGACCGACGGTCTGGGACTCACGGGCCGCGGGGAGGGCGTCGCGGCCGTCGCGACGGCCCTCGTCGTCGCCGTCGGGACGCCCGCGTGACCTCAGCCCGTGGGGGCGAGCCGCACGCTCTCGAGGACGGCGCGCGCCTGCGCGGCGCCGTCGGCGTCGGCCTCGGCGTACGAGGCGGTGAGGTCGACGACCCACGCGTCGGGCCCGTCGCCCGTCCGGACCGCCAGGATCTCCTGCGCGACGACGGCCCCGCCCGTCTCGTACGTGCCCGCGACCCGGAAGGCGGGGAGCTCGCCGAGGGTCGTCGGGCCCTGGCCGTCGACCCCCGGGGCCCAGCCGGGGATCGCGCTGACGGCCGCCGCGGTCGCGGCGCCGGCCTCCTCCAGCGTCGACGCGGACTGCTCGCCCGTCACGACGACGTTCGCCCGGAACTCCTCCGGGCCCGTCCCGCTCGGCGCGCGCAGCACGAACGCCCCGTCGCGGGTGACGCGCTCCCAGCCCGGGGGAGCGGTGACCTGGACCGGGACCTCGGGGACGTCGTAGGTGACCGGCGCGTCGTCGCCCCCGGTGTCCGCGGGACCGCCGCAGCCCGTGAGGACGAGCACCGCGGTCACCGGGACCACGAGGGGCGCGGCGGTCCAGGAGGTGCGGGGGTGGCGCGGTCGGGG includes the following:
- the ispF gene encoding 2-C-methyl-D-erythritol 2,4-cyclodiphosphate synthase; protein product: MTTPAEHAEVAPHRAPVAPLPRTGVGVDVHAFAPEGEERELWLGGLLWPGERGLAGHSDADVAAHAAADALFSATGLGDLGSNFGTSAPEWAGASGSRLLAEAARRVRAAGFEIGNVAVQVIGNRPRLGPRRAEAEAALGAAAGAPVTLTATTTDGLGLTGRGEGVAAVATALVVAVGTPA
- a CDS encoding IspD/TarI family cytidylyltransferase, with amino-acid sequence MPTLAVLTAAGSGTRLGLDLPKALVELDGLPLVVQAARRLCASGAVDTIVVTAPPGLREHVAALLRDDPAVDRPVRVVDGAGTRQASVAAGLRAGLDADAPDAGTGGRSAPAQPAVDVVLVHDAARPLAPPALVRRVVEAVRAGHGAVVPGLPVTDTIKRVTAARAGDPSRAEPVAETVDRAALRAVQTPQGFDRALLVRAHEAATHRADDERSAATDDAGLVEALGLPVHVVPGDAAAAKITTAHDLRVAALTLREDR
- a CDS encoding LpqN/LpqT family lipoprotein; protein product: MPRPRHPRTSWTAAPLVVPVTAVLVLTGCGGPADTGGDDAPVTYDVPEVPVQVTAPPGWERVTRDGAFVLRAPSGTGPEEFRANVVVTGEQSASTLEEAGAATAAAVSAIPGWAPGVDGQGPTTLGELPAFRVAGTYETGGAVVAQEILAVRTGDGPDAWVVDLTASYAEADADGAAQARAVLESVRLAPTG